From Cellulomonas oligotrophica, a single genomic window includes:
- a CDS encoding CPBP family glutamic-type intramembrane protease: protein MGEPGHGPSTDAAVPASPESPSATTARPTGTPAAAWRVLAAALVCGSAVLLFAVHVRPLGYVPLLVGVALAWAVDRVLGADLLIIAAGMGIVSTIPLGADLSDAGMVRFTIALALAVVVPFVLSRHVLGDDVIRFPWRTGKRWTRTQWIYLVSVVGVAYLLLPFYFLSSGAYQNWPTVVTGDEVARLFVGVNAVGTWDELFFICTVFALLRRHFGLWTANVLQATVFVSFLWELGYREWGPLLTIPFALIQGFTFSLTKSLTYVLVVHLLFDALVFMVLVHAHTPELFDIFVTAPARP, encoded by the coding sequence ATGGGCGAGCCGGGGCACGGGCCGAGCACCGACGCAGCCGTCCCTGCGAGCCCCGAGAGCCCCTCGGCCACCACGGCACGTCCCACCGGGACCCCGGCAGCGGCGTGGCGGGTGCTGGCGGCGGCGCTGGTGTGCGGGTCGGCGGTGCTGCTGTTCGCGGTGCACGTGCGGCCGCTGGGGTACGTGCCGCTGCTGGTCGGCGTCGCGCTGGCGTGGGCGGTCGACCGGGTGCTCGGTGCCGACCTCCTGATCATCGCGGCGGGCATGGGGATCGTCAGCACGATCCCGCTGGGTGCGGACCTGTCCGACGCGGGGATGGTGCGGTTCACCATCGCGCTCGCGCTGGCGGTGGTCGTGCCGTTCGTGCTGTCGCGGCACGTGCTCGGGGACGACGTCATCCGGTTCCCGTGGCGCACCGGCAAGCGGTGGACGCGCACGCAGTGGATCTACCTCGTCAGCGTCGTCGGGGTGGCGTACCTGCTGCTGCCGTTCTACTTCCTGTCGTCCGGGGCCTACCAGAACTGGCCGACGGTCGTCACGGGCGACGAGGTCGCGCGGCTGTTCGTGGGCGTGAACGCCGTGGGCACGTGGGACGAGCTGTTCTTCATCTGCACGGTCTTCGCGCTGCTGCGCCGGCACTTCGGGCTGTGGACGGCGAACGTGCTGCAGGCGACGGTGTTCGTGTCGTTCCTGTGGGAGCTGGGGTACCGCGAGTGGGGGCCGCTGCTGACGATCCCGTTCGCGCTGATCCAGGGGTTCACGTTCTCGCTGACCAAGTCGCTGACGTACGTGCTGGTGGTGCACCTGCTGTTCGACGCGCTCGTCTTCATGGTGCTCGTGCACGCGCACACCCCCGAGCTGTTCGACATCTTCGTCACCGCGCCCGCGCGCCCGTGA
- the msrA gene encoding peptide-methionine (S)-S-oxide reductase MsrA translates to MASLYDLLIGSSARTQMVDADRALKGRDDYAYEVPATHTVLGTPLQGPWPEGTRVLYLASGCFWGAEKEAWQLPGVVTTAVGYMGGFTTYPTYEETCTARTGHTETVMVAYDPTRLSDVDLLRHFWEEHDPTQGFRQGNDVGTQYRSAVFTTTPEQLDAARSTREQYAPRLKANGYGDITTEIRSADEAGPFYYAEAYHQQYLDKNPGGYCPVNSTGVACPAPPA, encoded by the coding sequence ATGGCCTCGCTGTACGACCTGCTCATCGGATCGTCGGCCCGCACGCAGATGGTCGACGCCGACCGCGCGCTCAAGGGCCGCGACGACTACGCCTACGAGGTGCCCGCCACCCACACGGTGCTCGGCACCCCCCTGCAGGGCCCCTGGCCCGAGGGCACCCGCGTGCTGTACCTGGCGTCCGGCTGCTTCTGGGGCGCCGAGAAGGAGGCCTGGCAGCTGCCGGGCGTCGTCACCACCGCCGTCGGGTACATGGGCGGCTTCACGACGTACCCCACGTACGAGGAGACCTGCACCGCCCGCACCGGGCACACCGAGACCGTGATGGTCGCGTACGACCCGACCCGCCTGTCGGACGTGGACCTGCTCCGCCACTTCTGGGAGGAGCACGACCCCACGCAGGGCTTCCGCCAGGGCAACGACGTCGGCACCCAGTACCGCTCCGCGGTGTTCACCACGACGCCCGAGCAGCTCGACGCCGCCCGCTCCACCCGCGAGCAGTACGCCCCGCGGCTGAAGGCCAACGGCTACGGCGACATCACCACCGAGATCCGCAGCGCTGACGAGGCCGGCCCGTTCTACTACGCCGAGGCCTACCACCAGCAGTACCTCGACAAGAACCCGGGCGGCTACTGCCCGGTCAACTCCACCGGCGTCGCCTGCCCGGCCCCGCCCGCCTGA
- a CDS encoding MarR family winged helix-turn-helix transcriptional regulator: MNVRRTGIDLDTSLGYALKEAASALRSAMEDALRPLGLGVTQYACLELLDQRPGLSASDLARGVFVTRQTMNVLLQALERDGMVARDADAALGRSLPARLTTRGRAALQDATTAVRAVEVRMLTGLTEAEQTHALQVLTGMASALRAPAPPDPDGA; this comes from the coding sequence ATGAACGTGCGCCGCACCGGGATCGACCTCGACACCTCGCTGGGCTACGCGCTCAAGGAGGCGGCCAGCGCCCTGCGCTCGGCCATGGAGGACGCGCTGCGGCCCCTCGGCCTGGGAGTCACCCAGTACGCGTGCCTCGAGCTGCTGGACCAGCGCCCCGGGCTGTCGGCCTCCGACCTGGCACGGGGCGTGTTCGTGACGCGGCAGACGATGAACGTGCTGCTCCAGGCCCTCGAGCGCGACGGCATGGTCGCCCGGGACGCCGACGCCGCCCTCGGACGGTCGCTCCCCGCCCGGCTGACCACCCGAGGGCGGGCCGCGCTGCAGGACGCCACCACGGCCGTGCGCGCCGTCGAGGTCAGGATGCTGACCGGGCTGACCGAGGCCGAGCAGACCCACGCGTTGCAGGTCCTGACCGGCATGGCCAGCGCGCTGCGCGCCCCGGCACCGCCCGACCCGGACGGCGCGTGA
- a CDS encoding FAD-binding protein, whose protein sequence is MTHALTTWAGSHTFTGGPVVHPRTVAEVAQVVAGARHVRALGSRHSFSDLADSPGTLVVLDRLDVPTVVDAAARTVTVGGGVRYGDLARDLHAQGWALHTMASLPHIAVAGTVATATHGSGDTTVNLAAAVRGLELVGAGGQVRTLTADDPELAGSVVALGALGVVTRVTLAVEPAYDVAQEVWLDLPWTTALERLDALTSSAASVSLFTDWRGDRVGQVWRKHRVTPGVTWRLPEPGDELAGARRAPGPVHPVPGADPAACTTQGGAPGPWHERLPHFRLDHTPSAGQELQSEWLVPRAHAVAAIGAVRDLAPLVSPLLQVSEVRTVAGDDLWLSTAAGGDRVALHFTWHPRRAEVDAALPVLEAALAPFDARPHWGKLFAATGDALRAVHPRWDDARALLARRDPDGVFTNDFLRRTGLRD, encoded by the coding sequence GTGACGCACGCCCTGACCACCTGGGCCGGGTCCCACACGTTCACCGGCGGGCCGGTCGTCCACCCGCGGACCGTGGCGGAGGTCGCCCAGGTCGTGGCGGGGGCCCGGCACGTGCGGGCGCTGGGGTCGCGGCACTCGTTCAGCGACCTCGCGGACTCCCCCGGCACGCTCGTCGTGCTCGACCGTCTCGACGTGCCGACGGTCGTCGACGCCGCCGCACGCACCGTGACGGTGGGCGGGGGCGTGCGGTACGGCGACCTCGCCCGCGACCTGCACGCGCAGGGCTGGGCGCTGCACACGATGGCGTCGCTGCCGCACATCGCCGTCGCCGGGACGGTGGCCACCGCGACCCACGGCTCGGGCGACACGACCGTCAACCTCGCGGCCGCCGTGCGGGGCCTGGAGCTCGTCGGCGCGGGCGGCCAGGTGCGCACGCTCACCGCGGACGACCCCGAGCTGGCCGGGTCGGTCGTCGCGCTCGGCGCGCTCGGCGTCGTCACCCGCGTGACGCTCGCGGTCGAGCCGGCGTACGACGTCGCCCAGGAGGTCTGGCTGGACCTGCCGTGGACGACGGCGCTGGAGCGGCTCGACGCCCTGACGTCGTCGGCGGCGTCGGTCAGCCTGTTCACGGACTGGCGCGGCGACCGGGTCGGGCAGGTGTGGCGCAAGCACCGCGTGACCCCGGGCGTGACGTGGCGCCTGCCGGAGCCGGGCGACGAGCTGGCCGGCGCCCGCCGCGCACCGGGCCCCGTGCACCCCGTGCCGGGCGCCGATCCGGCGGCGTGCACCACGCAGGGCGGCGCGCCCGGGCCGTGGCACGAGCGGCTGCCGCACTTCCGCCTCGACCACACCCCGAGCGCGGGGCAGGAGCTGCAGTCGGAGTGGCTCGTGCCGCGGGCGCACGCGGTCGCCGCGATCGGCGCCGTCCGCGACCTGGCCCCGCTGGTGTCGCCGCTGCTCCAGGTCAGCGAGGTCCGCACCGTCGCCGGCGACGACCTGTGGCTGTCGACGGCCGCGGGCGGGGACCGTGTGGCCCTGCACTTCACGTGGCACCCGCGCCGGGCCGAGGTCGACGCCGCGCTGCCCGTCCTCGAGGCGGCCCTCGCACCGTTCGACGCGCGCCCGCACTGGGGCAAGCTCTTCGCCGCCACCGGGGACGCGCTGCGCGCCGTGCACCCGCGGTGGGACGACGCCCGTGCCCTCCTGGCGCGCCGCGACCCCGACGGGGTGTTCACCAACGACTTCCTGCGGCGCACGGGGCTGCGCGACTGA
- a CDS encoding GNAT family N-acetyltransferase, producing MVEQDLATFEAALSSREGTGEFQWFGFTSFHGVRRRFAEDGLIGPDGGVLTVTCGGDCAGRVEWFPSAWGRPATSTCWTLAIAILPVWRGQGIGTAAQALLVDHLFSSTRVERVQAFTDVDNVPERRALERCGFTLEGVLRRAQWRDGGWHDQALYSVLRPKDPQVP from the coding sequence GTGGTGGAGCAGGACCTGGCCACCTTCGAGGCGGCGCTCAGCTCCCGGGAGGGGACCGGTGAGTTCCAGTGGTTCGGCTTCACGTCGTTCCACGGGGTCCGGCGCCGGTTCGCCGAGGACGGCCTCATCGGGCCGGACGGCGGTGTTCTGACCGTCACGTGCGGCGGCGACTGCGCCGGTCGGGTGGAGTGGTTCCCGAGCGCCTGGGGGCGCCCGGCCACGTCCACCTGCTGGACGCTCGCGATCGCCATCCTCCCGGTGTGGCGCGGCCAGGGGATCGGCACCGCCGCGCAGGCGCTGCTCGTCGACCACCTCTTCAGCAGCACGAGGGTGGAACGGGTGCAGGCGTTCACGGACGTCGACAACGTGCCGGAGCGTCGCGCACTGGAGCGTTGCGGCTTCACGCTCGAAGGAGTTCTGCGGCGCGCGCAGTGGCGCGACGGCGGGTGGCACGACCAGGCGCTCTACTCGGTGCTGCGCCCCAAGGATCCGCAGGTGCCGTGA
- a CDS encoding VOC family protein — protein sequence MPATGPDFISFQVRDLAASQAFYERYLGLVRSPAGPPHAVVFDTAPIAFALRDVAPGTDLASVAQPGTGVAVWLHATDVQEIHDALAADGRTIVSAPVDGPFGRTFTFADPDGYHVTLHDRA from the coding sequence ATGCCTGCGACCGGCCCCGACTTCATCTCCTTCCAGGTGCGCGACCTCGCCGCCTCCCAGGCCTTCTACGAGCGGTACCTCGGACTCGTGCGCTCACCCGCCGGGCCGCCCCACGCCGTCGTGTTCGACACCGCACCCATCGCCTTCGCGCTCCGCGACGTCGCGCCGGGCACCGACCTCGCCTCCGTCGCCCAGCCCGGGACGGGCGTCGCCGTCTGGCTCCACGCCACGGACGTCCAGGAGATCCACGACGCCCTGGCGGCCGACGGACGCACGATCGTCTCCGCACCGGTGGACGGCCCCTTCGGCCGGACGTTCACGTTCGCCGACCCCGACGGCTACCACGTCACCCTCCACGACCGCGCCTGA
- a CDS encoding acetylxylan esterase has product MALFDLPLPELERYLPALDEPDDLDAFWAATLAQARTHPLALRREPVAAGLRLIDVEDLTFPGFAGDPVRAWVTRPAGSADDGSALPVVVEMVGYGGGRGRPHEHLAWAAAGYVHVLVDSRGQGSGWGTGGDTPDPHGSGPATAGVMTRGVLDPATYYYRRLVTDGVRAVDAARALPGVDPAQVVVAGISQGGGLALAVAGLSEGLAAVMPDVPFLCHFPRAFAITDDDPYGEVVRYLSVHRDREAQVMRTLSYVDGVHLGRRATAPALFSVALRDTVCPPSTVFAAHNHYGSLAATRPERAMEVYAYNRHEGGQTVQLEVQLRWLAGVLGR; this is encoded by the coding sequence ATGGCGCTGTTCGACCTGCCCCTGCCCGAGCTCGAGCGCTACCTGCCCGCGCTCGACGAGCCCGACGACCTCGACGCGTTCTGGGCTGCGACGCTCGCGCAGGCCCGCACCCACCCCCTCGCGCTGCGCCGCGAGCCCGTCGCGGCCGGGCTGCGGCTGATCGACGTCGAGGACCTCACGTTCCCCGGGTTCGCCGGCGACCCCGTCCGCGCCTGGGTCACGCGGCCCGCGGGCTCGGCCGACGACGGCAGCGCCCTGCCGGTGGTCGTCGAGATGGTCGGCTACGGCGGCGGGCGCGGGCGCCCCCACGAGCACCTCGCCTGGGCCGCCGCCGGGTACGTCCACGTGCTCGTCGACTCCCGCGGGCAGGGGTCGGGCTGGGGCACCGGTGGCGACACCCCCGACCCGCACGGCTCGGGCCCCGCGACGGCCGGCGTCATGACCCGCGGCGTCCTCGACCCCGCCACGTACTACTACCGGCGCCTGGTCACCGACGGCGTCCGCGCCGTCGACGCGGCCCGCGCGCTGCCCGGCGTCGACCCGGCGCAGGTCGTCGTCGCGGGCATCAGCCAGGGCGGCGGCCTCGCGCTCGCCGTGGCCGGGCTGTCCGAGGGGCTCGCCGCCGTCATGCCCGACGTGCCGTTCCTGTGCCACTTCCCGCGGGCCTTCGCGATCACCGACGACGACCCGTACGGCGAGGTCGTGCGGTACCTGTCCGTGCACCGCGACCGGGAGGCGCAGGTCATGCGGACCCTGTCGTACGTCGACGGCGTGCACCTCGGCCGCCGCGCCACCGCGCCCGCGCTGTTCTCCGTGGCCCTGCGCGACACCGTCTGCCCGCCGTCGACCGTGTTCGCCGCCCACAACCACTACGGGAGCCTCGCCGCCACCCGGCCGGAGCGGGCCATGGAGGTGTACGCGTACAACCGGCACGAGGGCGGCCAGACCGTGCAGCTCGAGGTCCAGCTGCGCTGGCTCGCGGGCGTCCTGGGCCGCTGA
- a CDS encoding ferredoxin reductase family protein — protein MTATHAPRAGSPDVLPAPRPPTAAVRLRPPVRRRWWYDAVAVVVVAHLAVVTTLWSTSGGLDVSTPAAALSSTGRLTGLWASALLLLQVLGMARVPWVERAVGQDRLTVWHRWSGFTSFWLMLAHLGLITGAYALLEGRGYVAELVSMTLTLPGMLLAAAGTVLLVAVVVLSVRAARRRVRYESWHLLHLYAYLGVGLALPHQLWTGTSFLTHPWAATYWWGLYALTLGAVLVHRVVVPLVTSWRHDLGVLDVRPDGAGVVSVVVGGRDLDRLRVEAGQFFVWRFLTGPGWTRGHPLSLSAVPTTAGLRTTMDVTGDDGARIATMRPGTRVLVEGPYGRTTTSTRTRPRIAGIVAGAGIAPLVGLLQDNAATPGSDTLLVRVGRDDELALRTDLDDLVHHAGLRLVTLPGPRSRTGTPWLPRDLGHHRGPAALRELVPGLVDHDVFVCGPPAWAAHVVEDLRTTGVPAARIHVESYVW, from the coding sequence ATGACCGCCACGCACGCCCCCCGCGCCGGCTCGCCCGACGTCCTGCCCGCACCCCGCCCGCCCACGGCCGCCGTGCGGCTGCGCCCACCGGTGAGACGCCGGTGGTGGTACGACGCGGTCGCCGTGGTCGTCGTCGCCCACCTCGCCGTGGTGACGACGCTGTGGTCGACCTCCGGAGGGCTGGACGTCAGCACGCCTGCCGCGGCCCTGTCGTCGACGGGCCGGCTGACCGGGCTGTGGGCGAGCGCGCTCCTGCTCCTTCAGGTGCTCGGCATGGCCCGCGTGCCGTGGGTCGAGCGGGCCGTCGGCCAGGACCGGCTGACCGTGTGGCACCGCTGGTCGGGCTTCACGTCGTTCTGGCTGATGCTCGCCCACCTCGGGCTGATCACCGGCGCCTACGCGCTGCTCGAGGGCCGCGGGTACGTCGCCGAGCTCGTCTCGATGACCCTGACGCTGCCCGGCATGCTGCTGGCCGCTGCGGGCACGGTGCTGCTCGTCGCGGTCGTCGTGCTCTCGGTGCGCGCCGCGCGGCGGCGGGTCCGGTACGAGTCCTGGCACCTGCTGCACCTGTACGCGTACCTCGGCGTGGGCCTGGCCCTGCCGCACCAGCTGTGGACCGGCACGAGCTTCCTCACCCACCCCTGGGCCGCGACGTACTGGTGGGGGCTGTACGCGCTGACCCTCGGGGCCGTGCTCGTGCACCGCGTCGTCGTCCCTCTGGTCACGTCGTGGCGGCACGACCTGGGCGTGCTCGACGTGCGCCCCGACGGCGCGGGCGTCGTCTCCGTGGTCGTCGGCGGGCGCGACCTGGACCGCCTGCGCGTCGAGGCCGGGCAGTTCTTCGTCTGGCGGTTCCTCACGGGCCCCGGCTGGACCCGCGGGCACCCGCTCAGCCTGTCCGCCGTCCCCACCACCGCGGGGCTGCGCACCACCATGGACGTCACCGGCGACGACGGCGCGCGCATCGCGACCATGCGCCCCGGCACCCGGGTGCTCGTCGAGGGTCCCTACGGCCGGACCACCACGAGCACCCGGACCCGCCCGCGCATCGCCGGGATCGTCGCGGGCGCGGGCATCGCCCCGCTCGTCGGGCTGCTGCAGGACAACGCGGCGACGCCGGGCTCCGACACCCTGCTCGTGCGGGTCGGCCGGGACGACGAGCTCGCGCTGCGCACCGACCTGGACGACCTCGTGCACCACGCCGGGCTGCGGCTGGTGACGCTGCCCGGGCCACGGTCGCGCACCGGCACCCCGTGGCTGCCCCGCGACCTCGGCCACCACCGCGGCCCCGCCGCGCTGCGCGAGCTCGTCCCCGGGCTCGTCGACCACGACGTCTTCGTCTGCGGGCCGCCCGCCTGGGCCGCCCACGTGGTCGAGGACCTGCGCACCACCGGCGTGCCGGCCGCACGCATCCACGTCGAGAGCTATGTCTGGTAG
- a CDS encoding FKBP-type peptidyl-prolyl cis-trans isomerase, translating to MAAALPEVSGPYGTKPVLTFPDGAPSDELEVVVLSRGDGAIVEAGQDIEVHYLGQSWQGNVFDNSYDRGSSISFGIGVGQVIAGWDEGLVGQQVGSRVLLSIPSHLGYGDRGVPQAGIKGGDTLVFVVDIVGVS from the coding sequence ATGGCTGCAGCCCTGCCCGAGGTCTCGGGCCCCTACGGCACCAAGCCCGTCCTCACGTTCCCCGACGGCGCACCGTCGGACGAGCTCGAGGTCGTCGTCCTGAGCCGTGGCGACGGCGCGATCGTCGAGGCCGGCCAGGACATCGAGGTCCACTACCTCGGCCAGTCCTGGCAGGGGAACGTCTTCGACAACTCCTACGACCGCGGCTCGTCGATCAGCTTCGGCATCGGCGTCGGCCAGGTCATCGCGGGCTGGGACGAGGGCCTCGTCGGCCAGCAGGTCGGCTCGCGCGTGCTGCTGTCGATCCCGTCCCACCTGGGCTACGGCGACCGCGGCGTCCCGCAGGCCGGCATCAAGGGTGGCGACACCCTCGTGTTCGTCGTGGACATCGTCGGCGTCAGCTGA
- a CDS encoding FAD:protein FMN transferase — translation MSTATDVPLALLADDARREEADALARRAADLPARGWVEHRMAMPWSLRVRGRHAHDEDTAQVVARAYALVAEIDEQLSPFRPDSALERYRRGELALADAPRSLRQVHRRCLLAREETDGAFDAWGWRDGFDPTGLTKGWAVAQVLDVLAEVDGDVAVGAGGDVAVLSRTGLPWRVGVEDPEDRSRLLGHVDLRDGAVATSGTAARGEHVRVPGGGAATGLRQATVVASSVVRADVWATTALVLGAVRARGRLHALPGTSGLLVEPGGTVHRWATP, via the coding sequence GTGAGCACGGCCACGGACGTCCCGCTCGCGCTGCTCGCCGACGACGCCCGCCGCGAGGAGGCCGACGCGCTCGCCCGCCGGGCGGCGGACCTGCCAGCCCGCGGCTGGGTGGAGCACCGCATGGCGATGCCGTGGAGCCTGCGGGTCCGCGGCCGCCACGCCCACGACGAGGACACCGCGCAGGTGGTGGCCCGGGCGTACGCGCTCGTCGCGGAGATCGACGAGCAGCTGAGCCCCTTCCGGCCGGACTCGGCGCTGGAGCGGTACCGCCGCGGCGAGCTCGCCCTCGCCGACGCGCCACGGTCGCTGCGCCAGGTGCACCGCCGCTGCCTGCTGGCGCGCGAGGAGACCGACGGGGCGTTCGACGCGTGGGGGTGGCGCGACGGGTTCGACCCGACGGGACTGACCAAGGGCTGGGCGGTCGCGCAGGTGCTGGACGTGCTGGCCGAGGTCGACGGCGACGTCGCGGTCGGCGCCGGGGGCGACGTCGCCGTGCTGTCGCGGACGGGCCTGCCCTGGCGGGTGGGCGTCGAGGACCCCGAGGACCGGTCGCGCCTGCTCGGGCACGTGGACCTGCGCGACGGCGCGGTGGCGACGTCCGGCACCGCGGCCCGCGGGGAGCACGTGCGCGTCCCGGGCGGCGGTGCGGCGACGGGGCTGCGGCAGGCGACCGTCGTCGCGTCGTCGGTGGTGCGCGCCGACGTGTGGGCCACCACGGCCCTGGTGCTGGGCGCCGTGCGGGCGCGTGGGCGGCTGCACGCGCTGCCCGGCACGTCGGGCCTGCTCGTCGAGCCGGGCGGCACCGTGCACCGCTGGGCGACGCCCTGA
- a CDS encoding FMN-binding protein, with protein MRRIVLSTLATVSGLVALFSYPTSLDRPLTSDATAGTASGTSTAEPTSGASATADATPSPTAGTTTAPADDTSGTTTAPAEGTTTDGGLADGTYTASTTMRYGAVSVTVTVSGGAVTGVSGTQSSNDPKSEQIAAGAMPTLDQEAVAAAGDAGIAMVSHATYTSQAYAQSLQAALDQAAQA; from the coding sequence GTGCGACGCATCGTCCTGAGCACCCTCGCCACCGTCTCGGGCCTCGTGGCCCTCTTCTCCTACCCCACCAGCCTCGACCGCCCCCTGACCTCCGACGCGACGGCGGGCACGGCCTCCGGCACGTCGACGGCGGAGCCGACGTCCGGGGCGTCCGCCACCGCCGACGCCACGCCCAGCCCGACGGCAGGCACCACGACCGCCCCCGCCGACGACACGTCCGGCACCACCACGGCGCCGGCCGAGGGCACGACCACCGACGGCGGCCTCGCCGACGGCACCTACACGGCGTCGACGACCATGCGGTACGGCGCGGTGAGCGTCACCGTGACCGTCTCGGGCGGCGCGGTGACGGGCGTCAGCGGCACGCAGTCCTCCAACGACCCGAAGTCGGAGCAGATCGCGGCGGGCGCCATGCCCACGCTCGACCAGGAGGCCGTCGCCGCGGCCGGGGACGCGGGGATCGCGATGGTCTCCCACGCGACGTACACCAGCCAGGCGTACGCGCAGTCCCTGCAGGCGGCCCTCGACCAGGCGGCGCAGGCGTGA
- a CDS encoding ATP-dependent DNA ligase: MLLVEVAAASTAVAATRSRLAKRAVLTGALRAAAADGPETVAVVSRYLGGELRQRRTGLGWRSLTLPPAAAEPSLDVLDVDRTFAGMAALSGPGSAGARQQAADALLRAATPDEQRLLVGLVTGEVRQGALDALLLDAVAEASGVEAEMVRRAAMLAGETEAVAVAALGAPSPDDARLALGGFALTVGRPVRPMLAQSAPDVPSAVARLTEGGAEVVVDTKLDGIRIQVHRDGDDVRVWTRSLDEITARVPEVVAAVRALPARVLVLDGEALTLDAEGRPRPFQETASRSATRDTDVAAATALTPFFFDVLHVDGRDLLDAPLHERLKVLDAVAAPHVVRRVVTSDSDVAAAHFADVVAAGQEGVVVKAADAPYEAGRRGAAWVKVKPRHTLDLVVLAVERGSGRRAGVLSNIHLGARDPATGGFVMLGKTFKGMTDEMLAWQTRRFRELEVADDGWTVTLRPEQVVEIAFDGLQRSTRYPGGVALRFARVLRYRDDKTAAEADTVDAVRAMLT, from the coding sequence GTGCTGCTCGTCGAGGTCGCCGCTGCGTCCACCGCCGTCGCCGCGACGCGGTCGCGGCTGGCGAAGCGGGCCGTGCTGACCGGGGCGCTGCGGGCCGCGGCGGCGGACGGGCCGGAGACGGTCGCGGTGGTCTCCCGGTACCTGGGCGGGGAGCTGCGGCAGCGGCGCACCGGGCTGGGGTGGCGGTCGCTGACGCTGCCGCCGGCCGCGGCGGAGCCGTCGCTCGACGTGCTCGACGTGGACCGGACGTTCGCGGGCATGGCCGCGCTGTCCGGGCCGGGGTCGGCCGGGGCGCGGCAGCAGGCCGCCGACGCGCTGCTGCGGGCCGCGACGCCGGACGAGCAGCGGCTGCTCGTCGGACTGGTGACCGGTGAGGTGCGGCAGGGGGCGCTCGACGCGCTGCTGCTGGACGCGGTCGCCGAGGCGTCCGGCGTCGAGGCGGAGATGGTGCGACGGGCCGCGATGCTCGCCGGCGAGACGGAGGCCGTGGCCGTCGCAGCGCTCGGGGCGCCCTCCCCGGACGACGCGCGGCTCGCGCTGGGCGGGTTCGCGCTGACCGTCGGGCGGCCGGTCCGGCCGATGCTCGCGCAGTCGGCACCCGACGTCCCCTCCGCGGTGGCCCGCCTGACCGAGGGCGGCGCGGAGGTCGTCGTCGACACCAAGCTCGACGGCATCCGCATCCAGGTGCACCGCGACGGCGACGACGTGCGCGTGTGGACGCGCAGCCTGGACGAGATCACGGCGCGCGTGCCCGAGGTCGTCGCCGCGGTGCGCGCCCTGCCCGCGCGGGTGCTCGTGCTCGACGGGGAGGCGCTGACCCTCGATGCCGAGGGACGCCCCCGCCCGTTCCAGGAGACCGCGTCGCGCAGCGCCACCCGCGACACCGACGTCGCGGCCGCGACCGCGCTGACGCCGTTCTTCTTCGACGTCCTGCACGTCGACGGCCGCGACCTGCTCGACGCCCCGCTGCACGAACGCCTGAAGGTCCTCGACGCGGTGGCCGCCCCGCACGTCGTGCGGCGCGTGGTGACGTCCGACTCGGACGTGGCCGCCGCGCACTTCGCCGACGTCGTCGCCGCCGGGCAGGAGGGCGTCGTCGTCAAGGCCGCCGACGCCCCCTACGAGGCCGGGCGCCGGGGCGCCGCGTGGGTCAAGGTCAAGCCCCGGCACACCCTCGATCTGGTCGTCCTGGCCGTCGAGCGCGGGTCCGGGCGTCGCGCGGGCGTGCTGTCGAACATCCACCTGGGTGCCCGCGACCCGGCGACCGGCGGGTTCGTCATGCTCGGCAAGACGTTCAAGGGCATGACCGACGAGATGCTCGCCTGGCAGACGCGGCGGTTCCGCGAGCTGGAGGTCGCCGACGACGGCTGGACCGTGACCCTGCGCCCCGAGCAGGTCGTCGAGATCGCCTTCGACGGCCTGCAGCGCTCCACCCGCTACCCCGGCGGCGTCGCCCTCCGCTTCGCCCGCGTGCTCCGCTACCGCGACGACAAGACCGCCGCCGAGGCGGACACCGTCGACGCCGTCCGAGCGATGCTGACCTGA